The Bradyrhizobium barranii subsp. barranii genome segment GGAGTCCGACAACGGCTCCGTGGCCGCCAAGGGGCATGCCAAGCATGAGACCCTGGGAGAAGATTCGAATCGCGGACAGGCGCACGGCGATTTGCAGACTTTTGAAGATGGCTCCGCGGCCGGCAAGCAACACGCACGGCATCCACAGGCAGGTGATTTAGATAGTGGCAAACCGCAGCACCATATACCAATGGCGTCCGTAAATTCTGCCAACGACGCACATTCGGCATTGAAGATTAAGACTGAAGGAAAGGGCGGCCCTTCTTCCGACAACGCAGATCAGGCCAAATCAGCGGTTGGCACCGACCTTGGCGATTCCTTTCATTTTAAGAGTGGCGCCGACAATACGTCTTCAGGCATGTATGACCTTCAGCAACTGAGCCACGGAAATGGAAAAGCCTATGGAGATGGTCAGCATGCTGTTGCGCGCGAGGGGCCGGAGCCGGTCCAGGATGCTGACGGGATTGATATTTCAAATGCGCACCACGACCACTCCTGGCACGCCAATCTCCATGCGGCTCACGATTTGATTGTGTAGCAATTTACTGAATGGACGGGCCGTGTTTTAAGTGCGCCACCCCCAGACCCATCCCCACCGTCATTTTCATCCTTCGGATCGGGGTCGATCTGCTTCTTGAACCGCGCGGCGACATCCTTGATGCGAGGGAGTACCCGGCGCACTGCCTCGATGGGTTCGGCCTTGCTCGCGACGAACTCGTCGTATTCGCTGTGCCGGACGCGATGCCGCATCGTTAGGCACTCGAGAAGATCGCGGCGCATTTCAGCGTCGAAGAATGCCGGCCTGGCGTTCTCCCCCGTCAGCAGCCTCGATAGGCGGTCGATGAGATCCTTGTGCCATGCCTCGCCGGATGGCGAGAACCCGAGAAGCGCGTTCTCGATCGACGTATAACCCGCTCCCATCGCGTGCATGAACGCTCTCGAATTCCTGTAGCCATCCAGGTCGGGCGCATCGAAGCCTGCGGCCTCGAAGAGACGGATCGCCATGCCGTGGTGCATCAGCGCGTAGTCGAGGTCCTTGTCGACGTCCGTCCATCTGGCGTCGCTCATGGCATCTGCACCATATGACCGCGGATGCGTTCCAAAAAGCGCTCGCTCGACCTGGATTTGAGATGGATGTCCGCCGGAAGGTCCTGCCTACGGCAGGCGTCTTCCACGAATTCGAGGGCCTCCGATTCCAAATCGGCGGGAAAATCGACGACAACGTCGAGGTCGCTGTCGAACTTCATCCGATCCTCGGCAGCCGAACCGAAGATCAGAAAGCTTCCGCCACGCTCGGCGCCCAAGGCCCTCATCTCGGACATGACGAGATCGGCCGGGGCCCGCCGTCTGGCGGTTTCGCGGGATTTCCTCTCGGCAACTGTAACAATGCCGGACACGGGATGTCCTCAACGAAAACTGGGTGTCGTTGGCCAAAATAAGCACTCCGTCAGCAACAAAAAAGGGCACGACTCCGGCCTCGACGGCGATGGCTACTGCTTCACGCTCCGGGCGGGAGGCTTCCCGTTCTGGCGGTAAAATCGAAAGGTACGTGCAGCTGGATCTACCGATCTGAGGCTATTATCCCTTGAAGAATGCCATCAAATATTTGACTTTGATAGCATCGCCGGCCGTCTCTGGAGGACGCCATAATGGCCGATGTCACCATCCGTAACCTCTCCGAGGAGACGCATCGTGCTCTGAAAGTCCGCGCGGCGCAGCACAATCGCAGCGCGGAAGCGGAAACATTCTTGAGGCCGCCGTGCGTCCCGAGGGTCGGCTGCGGCTCGGCACCGCCCTTTCGGAGATGAGCCGGAAGATCGGCCTCAACAATGCCGATGTCGAGGCACTTGAACATGGCCGTGCGCGCTTCCCGCTGAGCCGATGCACTTCGAATGATCTTGCTCGATACCAATGTGGTCTCCGAGGCGATGAAGCCCGAACCGCATCCATCGGTCCGTAACTGGCTCGACGCCCAGGCGGCCGAAACGGCACCGAGAGTTTCGCCTGACTGGACGTGCCGCAGCAGGGCCTATCCGACGGCAAGATCGTGGATGATTGGTTTCAGTCCGTCGGACGTGACTTCGAGGCTCGCAAGCGTAATCGGTAGCTTGAAGCGTCGGCGCCCAGCACTTCCTGGATTTACGTATAGCAAGCCGTCGACGGTGTTGATCTTCGGCACGTGGGAGTGGCCGGAAATAATGACATCGATGCCCTCTGCTACGGGATCGACCTGCAAGGTGTTGAGGTCGTGCAGAATGTAGAACAGCCGTCCGGCGAGCCGCACGAACTCGGTTTCGGCAAATTCGGTGGCCCACTCGCCCGTATCCACGTTCCCTCTGATCGCCGTGACGGGGGCAATTCTACGCAGTACGGTGATGATCTCGGGATCGCCGATGTCGCCGCAGTGAATGATGTGATCGACATCGGCCAGCACGCGCAGCGCCTCCGGCCTAAGCAGGCCGTGCGTGTCGGAGATGATACCGATCGTGAAGATCATCGAAGCGTCCGGACGAAGCACCCTATCGCGCCGATGTCCCGAACAACAGCCGCCTAGGCCGACTTCCGCCGCTCGCCCGTCGCGGGCTTCTTGGCCGCCGCTTCCTTCTCCGGCTTCTTGCCGACGATCGGCATCAACATCTCTTTTTAGCCCGCCGCCTTGCGGGGCTTCTTGGCAGGCTTGCCCGCCTTCAGGTGCCGCGGAACACGTGGACAAGCTCCGATCCCGCCGATTGTGAATCCCTGCCCTGTGCTAACCGCCTGGAACGACGGAGGGGGCGGAAGGATTCGTCCCGGCAGGAGCAACCTCGATGCTGATTACGAAAGAACGACGGCCGGCGATTCGCACCCTGCGAGGTTGGGCCATCAACGTGCTGCAGGAGGCCGGCGCTATCCACGAATGCGAAGAGCACGGCTGGGCGCAGGACCGCGCCGATCCTCATGCCCGAGAACGCGCCTTCGACATCGCCCGCCAGGATCCGCCGTCCGGCATCTCGCCGGAGGAAGCCGTCACGGAGATCTGCGACGTGCTCGGATCGATCGGCGACACTTGTCCCGAATGCCCGCCCCAACACTGAGCGCGCAAGAAAGAAAACATTTTTGCGGCGCCGCAACGCGCTCGGTTCCAAATCGTGAAGCTGCTCACGTCGTTTTTCTTCTTGGCGGCTCCGATCGCCTGGACCTAACTTAATCCGTCGCCGCGCGGCCCGAGGCACTATCGGCGACGAGAACACGCGTTGTGGTCCGCCCTAGGAGGAAGCTGCGCATGTCGAAACGGCGTCGTTTCAAGCAATCAAATTTTCTCAAAGACCGGCTTGCCATTTTCGCGAAGGAAGCCCTTAAGAAGGCATCGAATCTTCCGCCCGGCACCGCTCGCGAAGAGATGCTCAAAAAAGTCCGCCAAGCAGACATCGCGTGCCACGTGGACGAATGGGCCCACTCGCGCGGACCGCAGCCGCCGACCTGGAGCAACGACGATCCATGAAAGCGCTCGACGACCGGACGATTGCCAATCTCGAAGTCGCCCTCGAAGAAGCTTGTCGGTCTCTCCCTCACGGCGGTGCCCATGAAATCAGAAGGGAGATCGCACAAAAGCTGCTCGATAGCGCCGCCCACGGGAATAAGACCTTGTCCGGATTGATA includes the following:
- a CDS encoding ribonuclease toxin HepT-like protein is translated as MAIRLFEAAGFDAPDLDGYRNSRAFMHAMGAGYTSIENALLGFSPSGEAWHKDLIDRLSRLLTGENARPAFFDAEMRRDLLECLTMRHRVRHSEYDEFVASKAEPIEAVRRVLPRIKDVAARFKKQIDPDPKDENDGGDGSGGGALKTRPVHSVNCYTIKS
- a CDS encoding metallophosphoesterase family protein, whose translation is MIFTIGIISDTHGLLRPEALRVLADVDHIIHCGDIGDPEIITVLRRIAPVTAIRGNVDTGEWATEFAETEFVRLAGRLFYILHDLNTLQVDPVAEGIDVIISGHSHVPKINTVDGLLYVNPGSAGRRRFKLPITLASLEVTSDGLKPIIHDLAVG